One region of Malania oleifera isolate guangnan ecotype guangnan chromosome 6, ASM2987363v1, whole genome shotgun sequence genomic DNA includes:
- the LOC131157598 gene encoding protein LAZ1 homolog 2 isoform X2, with amino-acid sequence MASVYISFYQDPYLDLHLPALIIAGCCISIALVLSLLLILQHLKSYTNPAEQKWIIAVLFMVPVYASDSFIALYSSKLSLACDILRDCYEAFALYSFGSFLVACLGGERRVIELLEDESKKLLSQPLLEGEEKKQGSQQKSRCNFFTQPCLLGKDLLDIEKFGLVQYMILKTLCAFLAFLLELFGVYGDGEFKWYYGQMWALFCLVQFYNVTHQRLKPIKPLGKFISFKAIVFATWWQGVGIAILCALRVLPKEGKFKNGLQNFLICIEMAIAAVAHIFVFSAKPYQFLPASHYGKVTAETTKAVLNLEGDKEKPAVLEKTETQIEAPGTSVTESVRDIVLEGGQHVVRDVALTISQAIEPVEKGVTKIQETFHHVTVSPDDKEEKSTLEVEEKFEEN; translated from the exons ATGGCATCAGTTTACATCTCATTCTATCAAGACCCATATCTGGATCTCCATCTACCAGCTCTTATCATTGCTGGATGCTGCATAAGCATAGCATTGGTCCTCTCCCTTCTTCTCATTCTCCAACATCTCAAATCATACACCAATCCTGCA GAACAAAAATGGATTATTGCGGTTCTATTCATGGTTCCCGTCTATGCTAGCGATTCA TTCATAGCCCTGTACAGCTCAAAATTATCGCTAGCATGTGATATTTTGAGGGACTGCTATGAGGCATTTGCATTATATTCCTTTGGGAGCTTCTTGGTTGCATGTCTAG GCGGTGAAAGACGAGTCATAGAACTACTTGAAGATGAATCCAAAAAACTGCTCAGCCAACCATTACTAGAAGGTGAAGAGAAGAAACAGGGGTCACAACAAAAATCACGTTGCAACTTCTTCACGCAACCATGTTTGCTTGGAAAAGACTTGCTCGATATAGAAAAATTCGGTCTTGTACAATAT ATGATTCTGAAGACACTCTGTGCATTTTTAGCATTTTTGCTGGAGCTTTTTGGTGTCTATGGTGATGGAGAATTCAAGTGGTACTATGG CCAGATGTGGGCACTGTTTTGTCTAGTGCAGTTTTACAATGTAACTCATCAAAGGCTTAAACCAATTAAACCACTGGGGAAGTTCATCAGTTTTAAAGCTATTGTGTTTGCAACTTGGTGGCAAGGAGTCGGAATCGCAATCTTGTGTGCACTCAGAGTTTTACCCAAGGAgggaaaattcaaaaatggattgcAGAACTTCCTCATTTGTATAGAA ATGGCCATTGCAGCTGTTGCTCACATTTTTGTCTTCTCGGCAAAACCTTATCAGTTCCTCCCAGCTTCACACTATGGGAAGGTGACCGCTGAAACAACCAAGGCTGTGCTGAACTTGGAGGGTGATAAGGAGAAACCAGCTGTGCTTGAGAAGACAGAAACCCAGATTGAAGCTCCTGGAACAAGCGTCACTGAAAGTGTCCGAGACATTGTTCTTGAGGGTGGTCAACAT GTTGTCAGGGATGTTGCATTGACCATAAGCCAAGCAATAGAACCTGTGGAGAAGGGTGTGACAAAGATCCAGGAGACTTTCCACCACGTCACAGTGAGCCCAGATGACAAGGAAGAAAAATCAACTTTGGAAGTTGAGgaaaaatttgaagaaaattaA
- the LOC131157598 gene encoding protein LAZ1 homolog 2 isoform X1, translated as MASVYISFYQDPYLDLHLPALIIAGCCISIALVLSLLLILQHLKSYTNPAEQKWIIAVLFMVPVYASDSFIALYSSKLSLACDILRDCYEAFALYSFGSFLVACLGGERRVIELLEDESKKLLSQPLLEGEEKKQGSQQKSRCNFFTQPCLLGKDLLDIEKFGLVQYMILKTLCAFLAFLLELFGVYGDGEFKWYYGYPYMAVVFNFSQMWALFCLVQFYNVTHQRLKPIKPLGKFISFKAIVFATWWQGVGIAILCALRVLPKEGKFKNGLQNFLICIEMAIAAVAHIFVFSAKPYQFLPASHYGKVTAETTKAVLNLEGDKEKPAVLEKTETQIEAPGTSVTESVRDIVLEGGQHVVRDVALTISQAIEPVEKGVTKIQETFHHVTVSPDDKEEKSTLEVEEKFEEN; from the exons ATGGCATCAGTTTACATCTCATTCTATCAAGACCCATATCTGGATCTCCATCTACCAGCTCTTATCATTGCTGGATGCTGCATAAGCATAGCATTGGTCCTCTCCCTTCTTCTCATTCTCCAACATCTCAAATCATACACCAATCCTGCA GAACAAAAATGGATTATTGCGGTTCTATTCATGGTTCCCGTCTATGCTAGCGATTCA TTCATAGCCCTGTACAGCTCAAAATTATCGCTAGCATGTGATATTTTGAGGGACTGCTATGAGGCATTTGCATTATATTCCTTTGGGAGCTTCTTGGTTGCATGTCTAG GCGGTGAAAGACGAGTCATAGAACTACTTGAAGATGAATCCAAAAAACTGCTCAGCCAACCATTACTAGAAGGTGAAGAGAAGAAACAGGGGTCACAACAAAAATCACGTTGCAACTTCTTCACGCAACCATGTTTGCTTGGAAAAGACTTGCTCGATATAGAAAAATTCGGTCTTGTACAATAT ATGATTCTGAAGACACTCTGTGCATTTTTAGCATTTTTGCTGGAGCTTTTTGGTGTCTATGGTGATGGAGAATTCAAGTGGTACTATGG ATACCCTTACATGGCTGTGGTGTTTAACTTCAGCCAGATGTGGGCACTGTTTTGTCTAGTGCAGTTTTACAATGTAACTCATCAAAGGCTTAAACCAATTAAACCACTGGGGAAGTTCATCAGTTTTAAAGCTATTGTGTTTGCAACTTGGTGGCAAGGAGTCGGAATCGCAATCTTGTGTGCACTCAGAGTTTTACCCAAGGAgggaaaattcaaaaatggattgcAGAACTTCCTCATTTGTATAGAA ATGGCCATTGCAGCTGTTGCTCACATTTTTGTCTTCTCGGCAAAACCTTATCAGTTCCTCCCAGCTTCACACTATGGGAAGGTGACCGCTGAAACAACCAAGGCTGTGCTGAACTTGGAGGGTGATAAGGAGAAACCAGCTGTGCTTGAGAAGACAGAAACCCAGATTGAAGCTCCTGGAACAAGCGTCACTGAAAGTGTCCGAGACATTGTTCTTGAGGGTGGTCAACAT GTTGTCAGGGATGTTGCATTGACCATAAGCCAAGCAATAGAACCTGTGGAGAAGGGTGTGACAAAGATCCAGGAGACTTTCCACCACGTCACAGTGAGCCCAGATGACAAGGAAGAAAAATCAACTTTGGAAGTTGAGgaaaaatttgaagaaaattaA